A genomic segment from Streptomyces antibioticus encodes:
- a CDS encoding FAD-binding oxidoreductase, with product MDMLWSGWGDPARATPLTETVTGLLRDLLGVKPRGTEPVALADITVPEPALDPAALRELADAVGGPDHVRTDAETRVRHTRGKSTPDLLRIRTGDVSDTPAAVVLPATHDEVLAVLRVCVAHRLAVVPFGGGTSVVGGLAPEARGPFVALDLARMDGLLALDPVSRTATLQPGLRAPQAEALLAAQGFTLGHFPQSFEWATIGGFAAARSSGQASAGYGRFDEMVLGLTVATPAGTLDTGRAPRSAAGPDLRQLVLGSEGAFGVITSVTVRVRPLPETRIYEGWRFASFEEGAAALRRLAQDGPRPTVLRLSDETETLIGLAQPDAIGSSGLPQDAGCMAIAGYEGTAEDTAYRRERAAAVLRDCGGTYLGEEPGDRWAHGRYSAPYLRDSLLDAGAFAETLETAGFWSALPGLYAAVRTALTTTLTESGTPPLVMCHISHVYENGASLYFTVVSAQGEDPVAHWTPAKHAANEAILAAGGTISHHHGVGGDHRDWYVREAGPLGIDALRAVKGRLDPTGVLNPGILLPTD from the coding sequence ATGGACATGCTGTGGAGCGGCTGGGGCGACCCGGCCAGGGCGACACCGCTGACCGAGACGGTGACCGGGCTGCTGCGCGACCTGCTCGGGGTCAAGCCCCGCGGCACCGAGCCGGTCGCCCTGGCGGACATCACCGTCCCCGAACCGGCGCTCGACCCCGCCGCGCTGCGTGAACTCGCCGACGCCGTAGGCGGCCCGGACCATGTCCGCACCGACGCCGAGACCCGCGTCCGGCACACCCGCGGCAAGTCCACCCCCGACCTGCTGCGCATCCGCACCGGCGACGTCTCCGACACCCCGGCGGCCGTCGTCCTGCCGGCCACGCACGACGAGGTCCTCGCCGTCCTGCGGGTGTGCGTGGCACACCGGCTGGCCGTCGTGCCGTTCGGCGGCGGCACCTCGGTGGTCGGCGGCCTCGCCCCCGAGGCGCGCGGCCCGTTCGTCGCGCTGGACCTGGCCCGGATGGACGGCCTGCTCGCCCTCGACCCGGTCTCCCGCACCGCCACCCTGCAACCCGGCCTCAGGGCCCCGCAGGCCGAAGCGCTGCTGGCCGCACAGGGCTTCACCCTCGGCCACTTCCCCCAGTCCTTCGAGTGGGCCACCATCGGCGGGTTCGCCGCCGCCCGCTCCAGCGGACAGGCGTCCGCCGGATACGGCCGCTTCGACGAGATGGTCCTCGGCCTCACCGTCGCCACCCCCGCCGGCACCCTCGACACCGGCCGCGCGCCGCGCTCGGCCGCGGGCCCCGACCTCCGTCAGCTCGTCCTCGGCTCGGAGGGCGCGTTCGGCGTCATCACCTCGGTGACCGTCCGGGTCCGCCCGCTGCCCGAGACCCGGATCTACGAGGGCTGGCGGTTCGCCTCCTTCGAGGAGGGCGCCGCCGCCCTGCGCCGCCTCGCCCAGGACGGACCCCGGCCGACCGTGCTGCGGCTGTCGGACGAGACCGAGACCCTGATCGGCCTCGCCCAGCCCGACGCCATCGGCTCCTCCGGACTGCCCCAGGACGCGGGCTGCATGGCGATCGCCGGCTACGAGGGCACCGCGGAGGACACCGCGTACCGCCGTGAGCGGGCCGCCGCCGTGCTGCGCGACTGCGGTGGCACGTACCTCGGCGAGGAGCCGGGCGACCGCTGGGCGCACGGCCGCTACTCCGCGCCCTACCTGCGCGACAGCCTGCTGGACGCCGGGGCGTTCGCCGAGACGCTGGAGACCGCCGGCTTCTGGTCCGCGCTGCCCGGGCTGTACGCCGCCGTGCGCACCGCGCTCACCACGACCCTCACCGAGTCCGGCACCCCGCCGCTGGTGATGTGCCACATCTCGCACGTCTACGAGAACGGCGCCTCCCTGTACTTCACCGTCGTCTCGGCGCAGGGCGAGGACCCGGTGGCCCACTGGACGCCCGCCAAGCACGCGGCGAACGAGGCGATCCTGGCCGCCGGCGGCACCATCAGCCACCACCACGGGGTGGGCGGCGACCACCGCGACTGGTACGTCCGGGAGGCCGGCCCCCTCGGCATCGACGCCCTGCGCGCGGTCAAGGGACGGCTGGATCCCACGGGGGTGCTCAACCCCGGGATCCTGCTGCCCACCGACTGA
- a CDS encoding YegS/Rv2252/BmrU family lipid kinase, whose product MRQFTAIVNPTAGGSTGVAALLRVARLLREAGAGLETEYSRSLAHAQELAREAGGRGRTVLAVGGDGIAGGIGGTLSGTGTVLGLIPAGRGNDFARALGLPTDPEGLAKVLLEHEPSPVDTIEVESAQGRAVALGSVYAGVDALANRHANHTKVLRGSASYYLGGLRAVTTWRPAAYRVTVDGEEHTHRGYTVVAANSAYYGSGRLIAPDARLDDGLLDVVMIRHAPRHLFFTLMNELKTGAHVHRPEVRILRGREIRIEADRPVPYGTDGEVDAVLPVAARVLPGALSVLR is encoded by the coding sequence ATGCGACAGTTCACCGCCATCGTCAACCCCACCGCGGGCGGCTCCACCGGGGTCGCGGCACTGCTGCGGGTGGCCCGGCTGCTGCGCGAGGCCGGGGCCGGGCTGGAGACCGAGTACAGCCGCAGCCTCGCCCACGCCCAGGAGCTGGCCCGCGAGGCGGGCGGGCGCGGGCGGACCGTACTGGCCGTCGGCGGCGACGGCATCGCCGGCGGCATCGGCGGCACCCTCAGCGGCACCGGCACGGTGCTCGGCCTGATCCCGGCCGGCCGGGGCAACGACTTCGCGCGCGCCCTGGGACTGCCCACCGACCCCGAAGGGCTGGCCAAGGTGCTGCTGGAGCACGAGCCCAGCCCCGTCGACACCATCGAGGTGGAGTCCGCGCAGGGCCGCGCCGTCGCCCTCGGCAGCGTCTACGCAGGCGTGGACGCGCTCGCCAACCGCCACGCCAACCACACCAAGGTGCTGCGTGGCTCCGCCTCCTACTACCTGGGCGGTCTGCGCGCCGTCACCACCTGGCGCCCGGCCGCCTACCGGGTCACCGTCGACGGCGAGGAGCACACCCACCGGGGCTACACCGTCGTGGCCGCCAACTCCGCCTACTACGGCTCCGGCCGCCTCATCGCCCCCGACGCCCGGCTCGACGACGGGCTCCTCGACGTGGTGATGATCCGGCACGCGCCCCGGCACCTGTTCTTCACCCTGATGAACGAACTCAAGACCGGCGCGCACGTCCACCGCCCCGAGGTGCGGATCCTGCGCGGCCGCGAGATCCGCATCGAGGCCGACCGGCCGGTCCCCTACGGCACCGACGGCGAGGTCGACGCCGTCCTGCCCGTCGCGGCCCGGGTGCTCCCCGGCGCCCTGTCCGTGCTCCGCTGA
- a CDS encoding RNA polymerase sigma factor SigF, producing MALMGTATTATTAEAATTDTRTGNLPEITDPTKVAPKDARQLSRLFFDQLAVLEEGTPEHAYARNTLIEMNMSLVRFAAGRFRSRGPEEMEDIVQVGMIGLIKAIDRFDLSREAEFTSFAIPYIVGEIKRFFRDTTWAVHVPRRLQEARVQLARATEELSSRLGRTPTVKELSELMSLSEDEVREARLASNGYNSSSLDAAIGGSEDGESALQDFIGNEDTDLALVEDFHALAPLIAELGERDRRIIHMRFVEELTQAQIGERLGVSQMHVSRLLSRTLARLRAGMMVD from the coding sequence ATGGCGCTCATGGGCACGGCCACGACGGCGACGACGGCCGAGGCGGCCACGACGGACACGCGGACCGGGAACCTGCCGGAGATCACCGACCCCACCAAGGTCGCGCCCAAGGACGCCCGGCAACTGTCCCGCCTCTTCTTCGACCAGTTGGCCGTCCTGGAGGAGGGCACGCCCGAACACGCCTACGCCCGCAACACGCTGATCGAGATGAACATGTCCCTCGTCCGCTTCGCGGCCGGCCGGTTCCGCAGCCGGGGACCGGAGGAGATGGAGGACATCGTCCAGGTCGGCATGATCGGCCTGATCAAGGCGATCGACCGGTTCGACCTGTCCCGCGAGGCGGAGTTCACCTCGTTCGCGATCCCCTACATCGTGGGCGAGATCAAGCGGTTCTTCCGCGACACCACCTGGGCCGTGCACGTGCCGCGCCGCCTCCAGGAGGCCCGCGTGCAGTTGGCGCGCGCCACGGAGGAACTCAGCAGCCGGCTGGGCCGCACACCGACCGTCAAGGAACTGTCCGAGCTGATGTCGCTGTCCGAGGACGAGGTGCGCGAGGCCCGCCTCGCCTCCAACGGCTACAACTCCTCCTCCCTGGACGCCGCGATCGGTGGCAGCGAGGACGGCGAGAGCGCCCTCCAGGACTTCATCGGCAACGAGGACACCGACCTCGCCCTGGTCGAGGACTTCCACGCCCTGGCCCCGCTGATAGCCGAACTCGGCGAACGCGACCGGCGGATCATCCACATGCGGTTCGTGGAGGAACTCACCCAGGCCCAGATCGGCGAACGTCTGGGCGTCTCCCAGATGCACGTCTCCCGCCTGCTGTCGCGCACCCTCGCCCGGCTGCGCGCGGGCATGATGGTCGACTGA